CCCGATGATCTACACGTTGGAAATCCTCCTCTAACAGCGCAACTCATAAAATTACATAAAGAAACTGGGAAAAATATACTGTCTATTATTGAAAATCCCAAAAACATCAACAGGTACGGGGTAATAGCATTGGACAAAGACAAAATTCATGTCAAAGACATAATAGAAAAGCCAAAAATTGGAAAAGAACCAAGCAAGAAAGCTTCCATTGGGAGATTTTTATATACCCATGATTTTTTTAAATACTTGGAAGAAGGATTTAAAATTCATCAAAGGGGAGAATATCATCACATTTATGCTTTAAGAAAACTGATGTCTGAGGGGCAGGTACTGTATAAAGAAATAGAAGGCGAGAGACTTGATACAGGTGATATTGAAGGTTATTTAGAGGCAATAATTAAAATTGCTAAAAGAGATGACAAGTTACTACAAATAATTAAGAATTTAGTAGAGGTTAAGTGAGCGCAATAACAAAACGACAAGAATTTTATGACTCTCTCAGTGTATTAAGAAAATATATAGATGAAAACATAGAA
This is a stretch of genomic DNA from Borrelia sp. P9F1. It encodes these proteins:
- a CDS encoding sugar phosphate nucleotidyltransferase gives rise to the protein MKGVILAAGYGTRFLPITKTIPKEMLPILNRPAIDYVVEEFINSGIKDILIITSRRKEVLDNYFDREIELESTFKKENRQDLLKIIELKNVNISFVKQNEMMGTGHALLHAKPWIGGETTVVAYPDDLHVGNPPLTAQLIKLHKETGKNILSIIENPKNINRYGVIALDKDKIHVKDIIEKPKIGKEPSKKASIGRFLYTHDFFKYLEEGFKIHQRGEYHHIYALRKLMSEGQVLYKEIEGERLDTGDIEGYLEAIIKIAKRDDKLLQIIKNLVEVK